Proteins from one Pseudomonas sp. KBS0710 genomic window:
- a CDS encoding DUF6124 family protein produces the protein MKKVVPDPPRNAAKDRAAFNRAIDHYLPSNGVKIEDLSFEDALLYTASLLDSASATALNCGDLLASPQRAKILAVWHLLEMAKTTVDRSIECLKPTAPPA, from the coding sequence ATGAAAAAAGTCGTCCCCGACCCACCCCGCAACGCCGCCAAAGACCGCGCCGCCTTCAACCGCGCCATTGACCATTACCTGCCCTCCAACGGTGTTAAAATCGAAGACCTGAGCTTCGAAGACGCCCTGCTCTACACCGCCAGCTTGCTCGACAGTGCTTCAGCTACTGCACTCAACTGCGGTGACCTGCTGGCCAGTCCCCAGCGGGCGAAAATTCTGGCGGTGTGGCATTTGCTGGAGATGGCCAAGACCACCGTAGACCGCTCCATTGAGTGCCTGAAACCCACAGCCCCGCCTGCCTGA
- a CDS encoding cytochrome c: protein MNNQRLARTAGWLVLAGAVAAGLLAWYVTRQPASPFEQANATADPTLVSRGEYVARVSDCVACHSLPGKAPFAGGLEMATPLGAIHATNITPDKTVGIGTYSLADFDRAVRHGVAPGGRRLYPAMPYPSYVKLSDDDMRALYAFFMQGVQPASEPNIPSSIPWPLNMRWPIALWNGVFAPTKTYAAKPAQDALWNRGAYIVQGPGHCGSCHTPRGLAFNEKALDESGAPFLAGALLDGWYAPSLRQDHNTGLGRWSEPEIVQFLKTGRNKHAVVYGSMTEAFNNSTQFMQDDDLAAIARYLKSLPGDPQRDGSPWQYQTAALDTSAPGAHTYATRCASCHGLDGKGQPEWMPPLAGATSALAKESASAINITLNGSQRIVTAGVPDAYRMPAFREQLSDQEIAQVLSYVRGTWGNNGGVVEAAAVNKLRGHTDPASSSPIILHMR, encoded by the coding sequence ATGAACAACCAACGATTAGCTAGAACCGCTGGCTGGCTGGTGCTGGCCGGTGCGGTCGCCGCCGGCCTGCTGGCCTGGTACGTCACCCGTCAACCTGCTTCGCCGTTTGAACAAGCCAACGCCACCGCCGACCCGACACTGGTCAGCCGTGGCGAGTACGTCGCCCGCGTCAGTGATTGCGTGGCCTGCCACAGCCTGCCGGGCAAAGCGCCGTTTGCCGGCGGCCTGGAGATGGCCACGCCGCTGGGCGCCATTCATGCCACCAACATCACGCCAGACAAAACCGTCGGCATCGGCACTTACAGCCTGGCTGACTTCGACCGCGCCGTGCGCCACGGCGTGGCGCCGGGTGGGCGGCGGCTCTACCCGGCCATGCCCTACCCGTCCTACGTAAAACTCAGCGACGACGACATGCGTGCGCTGTATGCGTTTTTCATGCAGGGCGTGCAACCGGCCAGCGAGCCGAACATCCCCAGCAGCATTCCGTGGCCACTGAATATGCGCTGGCCTATCGCGCTATGGAACGGCGTGTTCGCGCCGACTAAAACCTACGCCGCCAAACCCGCGCAGGACGCGTTGTGGAACCGAGGCGCCTATATCGTCCAAGGCCCCGGCCATTGCGGCAGTTGCCACACGCCGCGTGGGCTGGCCTTTAACGAGAAGGCATTGGACGAGTCCGGCGCGCCGTTCCTCGCCGGCGCCCTGCTCGACGGCTGGTATGCACCGAGCCTGCGCCAGGACCACAACACCGGCCTGGGCCGCTGGAGCGAGCCGGAGATTGTGCAGTTCCTCAAGACCGGGCGTAATAAACACGCGGTGGTGTATGGCTCGATGACCGAGGCGTTTAACAACTCCACGCAGTTCATGCAGGACGACGACCTGGCCGCCATTGCGCGTTACCTCAAGTCGCTGCCGGGCGACCCGCAGCGTGACGGTTCGCCGTGGCAATACCAGACGGCAGCGCTCGACACGAGCGCTCCGGGTGCCCACACCTATGCCACCCGCTGCGCCTCCTGCCATGGCCTGGACGGCAAAGGCCAGCCGGAATGGATGCCACCGTTGGCCGGTGCCACCTCAGCCCTGGCCAAGGAAAGCGCCTCGGCGATCAACATCACCCTCAATGGCTCGCAACGCATCGTGACCGCCGGTGTGCCGGACGCGTACCGCATGCCAGCGTTCCGCGAGCAATTGTCCGACCAGGAAATCGCCCAGGTGTTGAGCTACGTGCGCGGTACATGGGGCAACAACGGCGGCGTGGTGGAGGCGGCGGCGGTGAACAAGCTGCGCGGGCATACGGACCCGGCCAGTAGCAGCCCGATTATTTTGCATATGCGCTGA